One window of the Streptomyces sp. NBC_00259 genome contains the following:
- a CDS encoding potassium channel family protein, translated as MRVIIAGCGRVGSTLAVQLVTEGHDVRLIDRLPRTRRHLPDTFPGGFHEGNAYSRVVLDAAGIEHADAFVAVTSGDNSNIVSARTAKETYRVPIVLARIHDPRRADIYRDLGIPTIASVRWTVHQIHQMLLHRHLTPELAFGNGETLLIRSELPAYLTGRLLTEFDVDGEIRVVEVTRAGRSLVPSHSTPAEVGDLVTFAVAATALGRLRGFLDKELGA; from the coding sequence ATGAGAGTGATCATCGCAGGCTGCGGGCGGGTGGGATCCACACTCGCCGTCCAGCTCGTCACCGAAGGCCATGACGTACGGCTCATCGATCGCCTGCCCAGGACCCGCAGGCATCTGCCCGACACTTTTCCCGGTGGGTTCCACGAGGGCAACGCGTACAGCCGCGTCGTACTGGACGCGGCGGGTATCGAGCACGCGGACGCCTTCGTCGCCGTCACCTCGGGCGACAACAGCAACATCGTCAGCGCGCGGACAGCCAAGGAGACCTATCGTGTCCCGATCGTCCTCGCCCGCATCCACGACCCCCGCCGCGCCGACATCTACCGCGATCTCGGCATCCCCACCATCGCCAGCGTCCGCTGGACGGTCCACCAGATCCACCAGATGCTGCTGCACCGCCACCTCACGCCCGAACTCGCCTTCGGCAACGGCGAAACCCTGCTGATCCGGTCCGAGCTGCCCGCCTACCTCACGGGTCGGCTGCTGACCGAGTTCGATGTCGACGGCGAGATCCGTGTCGTGGAGGTGACCCGCGCAGGGCGCTCCCTCGTGCCCTCCCACAGCACCCCCGCCGAAGTCGGCGACCTGGTCACCTTCGCCGTCGCTGCCACCGCCCTCGGCCGCTTGCGCGGCTTCCTGGACAAGGAGCTCGGGGCATGA
- a CDS encoding potassium channel family protein — translation MKALIAGAGRLGTQIAQVLAAARNDVTLVDVDEDRIAELEGHLPVRLVPGDACEPAFLEHAGAHTADLIIAVTGNDEDNLVISLLAKRKFAVPRVAARVNDPENAWLFDRNWGVDTAVPAATPLISLIEEATGATDTVSLLRLSKAGVDVIETAITPQSRAAGRTLAEITLPAGTVIATVVREGQPTVPTPEMRLRPGDELLLVSHSATEQEIHAAFQ, via the coding sequence ATGAAGGCCCTCATCGCAGGCGCCGGGCGCCTGGGCACCCAGATCGCCCAGGTCCTCGCCGCCGCCCGCAACGACGTCACCCTCGTCGACGTCGACGAGGACCGCATCGCCGAGCTCGAAGGCCACCTTCCTGTACGCCTCGTCCCCGGGGACGCCTGCGAGCCCGCCTTCCTCGAACACGCGGGCGCTCACACCGCCGACCTCATCATCGCTGTCACCGGAAACGACGAGGACAACCTCGTGATCAGCCTCCTCGCCAAGCGGAAGTTCGCCGTCCCCCGTGTCGCGGCACGTGTCAACGACCCGGAGAACGCCTGGCTCTTCGACCGGAACTGGGGAGTCGACACCGCGGTCCCCGCCGCCACGCCCCTCATCTCCCTCATCGAGGAAGCCACCGGCGCCACCGATACCGTGTCGCTCCTGCGCCTGAGCAAAGCGGGTGTCGACGTGATCGAAACCGCCATCACACCGCAGTCCCGCGCCGCGGGCCGCACACTCGCCGAGATCACCCTCCCCGCAGGCACCGTCATCGCCACGGTCGTCCGCGAGGGCCAACCCACCGTCCCCACGCCCGAGATGCGGCTCCGGCCCGGCGACGAACTCCTCCTGGTCTCCCACTCCGCGACCGAGCAGGAGATCCATGCCGCCTTCCAGTAG
- a CDS encoding CBS domain-containing protein, translating into MKASEYMMSPVVTVRPDTSAAQAARRMRQDSVGCLLVVDDSGDLRGIVTDRDLVMRCLALDIPPDTPVSRLMTPSVITLASTDDIRTAYRTFRRSGVRRLPVMDENGHVAGLLTIDDLFLDVFQRLADVLGPVAWTVLRDPSDSYGVSGDPPDTP; encoded by the coding sequence GTGAAGGCATCCGAGTACATGATGTCGCCGGTTGTGACGGTGCGCCCGGATACCTCGGCGGCCCAGGCCGCCCGCCGCATGCGCCAGGACTCGGTCGGCTGCCTGCTGGTCGTCGACGACAGCGGCGACCTGCGCGGCATCGTCACCGACCGCGACCTGGTGATGCGCTGCCTGGCCCTCGACATCCCCCCGGATACTCCCGTCTCGCGGCTGATGACACCCTCCGTGATCACACTCGCATCCACCGACGACATTCGGACCGCCTACCGGACCTTCCGCAGATCCGGCGTGCGCAGGCTGCCCGTCATGGACGAGAACGGGCACGTCGCCGGGCTCCTGACCATCGACGACCTCTTCCTCGACGTCTTCCAACGCCTCGCCGACGTACTCGGCCCGGTCGCCTGGACGGTACTGCGCGATCCAAGCGACTCCTACGGCGTGTCCGGTGACCCACCGGACACCCCCTAG